The sequence GCCGTCCGGGTGACTTCGGTTCTTGGAGGTTGGCTTCGTGAAAGGCACTGTTACCAGCAAGGTTCTGAGCCCTCACCTCGTGTCCGGTGAGTTGACGCCCGGAAGCGAGATTGCGATCCGCATTGACCAGACGCTGACCCAGGATGCCACGGGCACCATGGCCTACCTGCAGTTCGAGGCCATGGGGGTACCCCGTGTGAGGACCGAGCTCTCGGTCAGCTATGTTGACCACAACACGCTGCAGACGGGCTTCGAGAACGCCGACGACCACCTGTACCTGCGCACGGTGGCGGCAAAGCATGGCGTGTACTTCTCGCGACCGGGCAACGGCATCTGCCACCAGGTCCACCTGGAGCGCTTCGGCGCACCCGGCAAGACACTTCTGGGCAGCGACAGCCACACTCCCACGGGCGGCGGCCTTGGCATGATCGCCATCGGCGCCGGTGGCCTGGACGTTGCCTGCGCCATGGCCGGTGAGCCCTTCTACCTAACCTGCCCGAAGGTCGTCGGTGTGCGCCTGACGGGAAACCTCTCCTCCTGGGTCGCGAGTAAGGACGTGATCCTGGAGCTTCTGCGTCACCTGTCGGTCAAGGGTGGCGTGGGCAAGGTCATCGAGTACCTGGGCCCCGGTGTTGCGACCCTCTCGGTGCCGGAGCGTGCGGTCATCACCAACATGGGCGCCGAGCTTGGGGCGACCACCTCGATCTTCCCCAGCGACGAGGTGACCCGCGAGTTCCTCGCCGCACAGGACCGCGAGGAGGTCTGGCAGCCCCTCAGCGCCGATGCGGATGCGGAGTACGACGAGGTCATCGAGATTGACCTCTCGTCCCTTGAGCCGATGATCGCCCAGCCGCACAGCCCGGACAAGGTGGTAGCTGTGCGCGAACTGGCGGGCAAGAGGGTCGACCAGGTCTGCATCGGTAGCTGCACCAACTCCTCGCTGCGCGACATGATGACCGTGGCGGCGGCCCTCAAAGGCAAGATGGTTCCGCCGGAGGTCAGCCTGACGGTCTCGCCCGGCTCGCGCCAGGTCTGCGAGATGCTGGCACGCAACGGAGCGCTGGCGGACATCCTCGCCGCCGGAGCGCGAGTGCTGGAGACCGCCTGCGGGCCCTGCATCGGGATGGGACAGTCACCCATGACCAAGGCGGTGTCGATCCGCAGCTTCAACCGCAACTTCGAGGGTCGCAGTGGGACCCTGAGCGCCCAGGTGTATCTCGCCAGTCCCGAGACCTGCGTCGCCGCCGCCCTTAAGGGGCAGATCACCGATCCTCGCGAACTGGGCGAGCCGGCGGCCCTGGATCTGCCCGACCACTTCGATGTTGATGACCGGATGGTCGTGGCACCCCCGGCGGACGGATCGGAGGTGGAAGTCGTGCGCGGGCCGAACATCCGCTTCGTGGAGCCTCGCGACGGCCTGGCGGACACCATCCACTGTATGGTACTGCTGCGAGTCGGCGACAACATCACCACCGACCACATCGCCCCGGCGGGCGCGAAGGTCCTGCCCTACCGGAGCAACATCCCCAAGATCGCCGAGTTCGCTTTCGAGAACGTCGACGGGAGCTTCTACGAACGCGCTCGCGAGGCCGGGGAAGGCGTCATCGTCGGCGGCGAGAACTACGGACAGGGCTCCAGCCGGGAGCACGCCGCCCTTGTGCCGATGTATCTGGGCGTGCAGGCGGTGCTGGCCAAGTCCTTCGCCCGGATCCACAAGGCCAACCTGGTGAACTTCGGGATCCTGCCACTGGTCATCGACGACGCGACCTACCAGGCCCTGCAGAACGGGGACGAGATCGAGCTCAGCGCGGTCCATACCGCGATTGCCGGCGATGGCTGCATCGCCGCCCGCAATCTGACGCAGGGCGCCGAC is a genomic window of Armatimonadia bacterium containing:
- a CDS encoding aconitate hydratase — encoded protein: MKGTVTSKVLSPHLVSGELTPGSEIAIRIDQTLTQDATGTMAYLQFEAMGVPRVRTELSVSYVDHNTLQTGFENADDHLYLRTVAAKHGVYFSRPGNGICHQVHLERFGAPGKTLLGSDSHTPTGGGLGMIAIGAGGLDVACAMAGEPFYLTCPKVVGVRLTGNLSSWVASKDVILELLRHLSVKGGVGKVIEYLGPGVATLSVPERAVITNMGAELGATTSIFPSDEVTREFLAAQDREEVWQPLSADADAEYDEVIEIDLSSLEPMIAQPHSPDKVVAVRELAGKRVDQVCIGSCTNSSLRDMMTVAAALKGKMVPPEVSLTVSPGSRQVCEMLARNGALADILAAGARVLETACGPCIGMGQSPMTKAVSIRSFNRNFEGRSGTLSAQVYLASPETCVAAALKGQITDPRELGEPAALDLPDHFDVDDRMVVAPPADGSEVEVVRGPNIRFVEPRDGLADTIHCMVLLRVGDNITTDHIAPAGAKVLPYRSNIPKIAEFAFENVDGSFYERAREAGEGVIVGGENYGQGSSREHAALVPMYLGVQAVLAKSFARIHKANLVNFGILPLVIDDATYQALQNGDEIELSAVHTAIAGDGCIAARNLTQGADFTAKAELTPKQVEVLMTGGMLNYVRSRA